TAATTACTTACTTATTTAATGCTTTCCCTAGAACTTTCTGAGCCTTAACCTTCCAGACAGTCGCTCCATTGGCTTGTTTTGGCTCTGTGCCTGCCTTACCTGTCTCCATTTGCAGGCTGAGCAAATGTCTTTCTCTTCTAAACTCTTCTTACAGTTAGTGTTTTCTTGACTGAAGCCAATCAACGCTCCTGATGGAGACTGTATAAAACTCTTAGTTGCAGCAAGGGTTCTGCATGGgctaatactgaaaaaaatgttctatttCCAGACTGGCTCTGTCATGTGTAACGTATATAGTTACTCTCTTTGAAAATTATGTTGCTTCTTCCAGATTTTTATCTAACTTAGGATCAAATAAGTACAGACAGACATCTGTAAGagtgaggagggggaggagataGCTAACAGGCTGTTGATCTTTGTAGGTGCAAAATCTGATTCCctaattttcttttgcctgCAGGCCACCAACCTTCTATAACAGCTCCTCACCGCCAAGACCACCGTTTCAGGGAAATGACCCACATTCTCAGCATATGTACAATCCAGGTTCAAGTCCAGGGCCGGGACCCGGCATGTCACAGGGACATAATGGGCCACCAATGCACCCGGGTTCTCCCGGACATCATCCGTGCGCAGGGCCTCAAGGCCCGGGGATGCCGCAGAGTCCTCCTATGCAGGGTGTTCCGCCAGGCTTTCTGGGACCGCAGAACCAGACTGGTATGCCTATGCAAGGACAGCAAGGTGGGCCGCCTCTCACACCGCCGGGTCTCGGTGGATCTTACAATGCCCCAGGAGTTCAAGGACATATGGTGAATATGCCGAGAGAGAATCACTGTCCTCCGGGGCCGCAGTACCAGCAGATTCCTGGTGAACGGCAGCCGAATATGAATTACGAGCCTATTCAGAACCCAGCTGATTTCTATGACAATTACTATTCTCATCAAGCCGTACATAACTTCCAGCCAGCTAATAACTCTGGTGGTAAGGACATTTAAAAGTCATTGTTGTTCCTCGATAAGGCGCTTTGCAGTTGTGTGGTATTAAAACATCATGGCTCTGAAGCTGAGCAGTTGAAAGAATTTTGGATAGAGTGCCAAACCTCCTGGAATGCCTTCAGTATAGAGGCTTTCCCAGCTGATGCTTTCCAGCCATGTAATATGTCACATTCGTTTTGCTTGATGATGTTTTATCTTGTCTGCTGTAAAAGCTTGGATAGGATAGCTGctaactgtggggtttttttgtactgcAGATGGAACATGGCATGGAGAATTCACAGATCACCAGGCTCACCTCATGGCTCAAGAGTCGCATCAAGGTGGAAGCGAGTCGGACTGCATGAGTAGCCATATGGGCCATAAACCAGCCATTAACGTCCCAGATTTCCTTCCGGCAATGCAGAAAGCCCTTTACGTAAGGCTTAGTCAGAAGCATCAAAGAGATGGAGACTCTGTCAGCAGCCAGGGTCAGAGGGCAATGAGCAAAGACGAAGGTAAAGATAATTTTGTTAGAGTTCTACACGTCTTGAGCGTGTATTAGCCTGAAACAAATCTGTCGACTTGGATTTTCATCACCTTGTCCCTCGgcctgctccctgccacagCCTTTTCCCAGGCTGCTAGGTTATGCGACCAGAAACGCATCCTCTGTGTGACCAAAAGGCAGTTGCTGTTACCAAATGATTTCAAGGATATTGCCAATATAATTCTGATCAAATGATGAGAGAGATCTGGAGATGCAGCCCTTCAGACTATGTACAAAACCGGAGCGATGTAATCTACTCCAAACTGGCGGTTTCTCACCAGTGCTTTAGAGTGACTGGTCCTTCTGTCTCGAGGGATTTTGGAAAGCCgtacaacagaaaaatgttccCGTTAGCCGCCTCCAATAACACGTCGCTTCCCGTTGTACAATATTTGTGTGGGACAACAACTAGCATTGAGGAAACGTGCGTTACTGTGCATTAGATactggggatggagctgggttTCGCCTTCATGTTTTACTTACCTTTCTACTATCCCACAACGAAGGTGATATTCATCAAGACtcagatttaaaatgttttgggttttttttccccactagtTCTGGTAGAAATAATTGTTTGAAAGCAGGTCATTTTCCCAGATTAATATTGAGAGAGAGATATGTAGGCAGAATGCAGCTGAGTGTGGGAATATCTCAACTTGCTGCAGTTTGTTTGTTATGTCAGTTCTTCATTGAAATTGATTTTTGTCATTTCAGGTTACGGTTGTTATACAGGGAGTGATCACTTAATATCAGATTTTCTCAGTTTGATTTTACTGAGACGTTACCCTTTATAGGAGTAAATGTTTTGTATTCCCTGATGATGATTTCCTTgaataatctttttatttattcatttatttttaagatgacaATGTCAACTGGTATTCCAGCagtgaagaggaagaggggagcaGTGTTAAATCAATACTAAAAACCTTaaagaaacaaagtgaaaacTTTAGGAATCGGCAGCAACATTCCACAGAGCAGCACATGCTTGGTATTCCTACCGATCCGAggctggcaaaagaaaaaggcgCGGGGCCTCAGGCTGCTGACCCGAGACTTCGGGCCTCCCCGAGGTCCAACCCCAGAAAGCCTTCAGAATCCGCCTCCTTGGACCCACGGCTCGTACGAGATCCCAGGATGCACAAGGTCAGCGAGGGCGGCCACGGCAGCTCCTCCCTCGGCGGAGCAAAGCTAGATTTACACCACGCACATGCTGGCGTTAAAGTCAAGCAAAAAGGGATGGATGACGATGAAGAGGACTCGGAGAGAGAACTGAGAGAACGAGCTTTTCTGATACCTTTGGAGCCTTTGCCTGGTGTGACGTTACGGGATCCCCGCTCTCAGCTTAGGCAGTTCAGCCATATTAAAATGGATGTTACCCTGATGAAACCAAACTTCGCTAAGCATATTGTTTGGGCACCCGAAGACTTGCTCCCGATACCTTTGCCTAAGCCTGACCCCGTCTCTTCAATCAATTTACCTCTTCCTCCACTCATTGCTGACCAGAGACTTAATAAACTGCGGAATTTGAAAAACGATCCCCATCCAAATGCAATGCCAGCTGACCCACGACTAGCTGCAAAGGCAAAAAACAGCTTAACGGGCAGGAGCGGTTATTTAGATCCGACTGCAGATTCGCATGCCAGTAGCTCAAGCAAATTAGGAGATCCTCGCTTGCAAAAAAACGTCGATCCCAGACTCCACAGACTGTCGAGCGCAGATACGCATCACGGAGTTGCGAAGGATTCGCACCCTCCGAAGTTTGACCCCCGCCTCGCCAGATCTGCCGCTGGCTCCTCACAGCCCTCGGAAGCTGCGACTGCTAAACCTGACCCAGATGCTCTGCCTCCGTATGCCCCCAAATTATCCTCGAGTGGTGTTAGGCTTGGAACTCCAGGCTCGATCCTGAGCGGTATTAGTTTGTACGATCCGAGAGATCACAGCTCGTCGTTGGACGTGGCTCCGGCTAGTTCAGGAGAGAATGGagagaaccagaaaaaaagtattttgaaaaattctggTAAAAATGAACCCAGTCTCTCGGAAGATTCGTCGCTGCAGAAGGCTGCCCCGAAcgtggaaaaaaatacagaaggctCAGCAGAAGCTACTTCAGATAAAGCGAATAGCACCAGTAAATCTCAGGCTACTAAACACTCCAGCGCTGCACCTGCGGTGCATAATCTTCCTATCCAAGCTTTATCGGGATTAATCAGACCGCAGTACAGCGACCCGAGGCAGGTTAGACAGCCTGGACAAGTAACGCAAACACAGGATAGCGATCCGAACGGGGAATCAGATGATAAGTcattaaaagatgttttcaagACTTTCGATCCAACCGCTTCACCGTTTTGTTAGCAATTGATTTTAAGTCTTTTTACTGTTGTGAATATTgcagttttctgctgttttgtaaCTGGTTTAcctctttgctttatttatttttaaattataattatcAACACTTTTCAGCTGCTAATCTCAGAACCACATGCAGTTATACAGTATGCTATAGTGTTTGCAAAGCTGTGGTATTTTCTATATAATACTTTTCCAATTTCAGGGAGACTAATAATTGACATGTAGAAAACCCCCCATGTATCGTGTTAGAGCTGATAAAAGCACTTTCATTGTAAATAAGTCATTGAGAAAGTCCGAAGACCTGTATATGTGTGAGCTGTCTCTTTCATAAACGACATTTAGATATGATTGCCACATTTGTATGATTGTATAGATACAAGCAATATTATGTACATTACTGTGAGAGACACTGTTTGACAAGGATTGTCTGACGCATCAAGCC
The DNA window shown above is from Grus americana isolate bGruAme1 chromosome 3, bGruAme1.mat, whole genome shotgun sequence and carries:
- the ZC3H6 gene encoding zinc finger CCCH domain-containing protein 6 isoform X1 yields the protein MAFESLFSKPPNPVLDPNMPDSDRQHAGDEREDGELEDGEIDDAAYEDVKEHGTKGDDKQKNEKGHRKSRKKRKKEKEKKKSKRRRRDKHKHNSPSSDDSSDYSHDSDIERTERPHKKSSSSSYRDYDSSFSQHGHVSGNYMSSQKMQHKKNIKSKEYDDYSHYSDENFGNYNEEEKDEDFADQLKQYRQAKETSSTDLGPPFPKEPVKKQGMKGIQKGISQRGNNYNVGRGRGMQKKLKRKDRGRGRGGNKGSDGFHEDGKPVKKWVNMSQEFINQHTVEHKGKQICKYFLEGRCIKGEQCKFDHDAEIEKKKEICKFYIQGYCTKGENCIYLHNEFPCKFYHTGAKCYQGDKCKFSHAPLTAETKELLDKVLNTEEEPQNEDEKELEELRKRGIVPLPKPPPGVGLLPTPPEQYPFSESDIENYQDPSGEYKKIPSLFEIVVKPTVDLAHKIGKKPPTFYNSSSPPRPPFQGNDPHSQHMYNPGSSPGPGPGMSQGHNGPPMHPGSPGHHPCAGPQGPGMPQSPPMQGVPPGFLGPQNQTGMPMQGQQGGPPLTPPGLGGSYNAPGVQGHMVNMPRENHCPPGPQYQQIPGERQPNMNYEPIQNPADFYDNYYSHQAVHNFQPANNSGDGTWHGEFTDHQAHLMAQESHQGGSESDCMSSHMGHKPAINVPDFLPAMQKALYVRLSQKHQRDGDSVSSQGQRAMSKDEDDNVNWYSSSEEEEGSSVKSILKTLKKQSENFRNRQQHSTEQHMLGIPTDPRLAKEKGAGPQAADPRLRASPRSNPRKPSESASLDPRLVRDPRMHKVSEGGHGSSSLGGAKLDLHHAHAGVKVKQKGMDDDEEDSERELRERAFLIPLEPLPGVTLRDPRSQLRQFSHIKMDVTLMKPNFAKHIVWAPEDLLPIPLPKPDPVSSINLPLPPLIADQRLNKLRNLKNDPHPNAMPADPRLAAKAKNSLTGRSGYLDPTADSHASSSSKLGDPRLQKNVDPRLHRLSSADTHHGVAKDSHPPKFDPRLARSAAGSSQPSEAATAKPDPDALPPYAPKLSSSGVRLGTPGSILSGISLYDPRDHSSSLDVAPASSGENGENQKKSILKNSGKNEPSLSEDSSLQKAAPNVEKNTEGSAEATSDKANSTSKSQATKHSSAAPAVHNLPIQALSGLIRPQYSDPRQVRQPGQVTQTQDSDPNGESDDKSLKDVFKTFDPTASPFC
- the ZC3H6 gene encoding zinc finger CCCH domain-containing protein 6 isoform X2, yielding MSVVLLPPALQNAHGWLLANADGKPVKKWVNMSQEFINQHTVEHKGKQICKYFLEGRCIKGEQCKFDHDAEIEKKKEICKFYIQGYCTKGENCIYLHNEFPCKFYHTGAKCYQGDKCKFSHAPLTAETKELLDKVLNTEEEPQNEDEKELEELRKRGIVPLPKPPPGVGLLPTPPEQYPFSESDIENYQDPSGEYKKIPSLFEIVVKPTVDLAHKIGKKPPTFYNSSSPPRPPFQGNDPHSQHMYNPGSSPGPGPGMSQGHNGPPMHPGSPGHHPCAGPQGPGMPQSPPMQGVPPGFLGPQNQTGMPMQGQQGGPPLTPPGLGGSYNAPGVQGHMVNMPRENHCPPGPQYQQIPGERQPNMNYEPIQNPADFYDNYYSHQAVHNFQPANNSGDGTWHGEFTDHQAHLMAQESHQGGSESDCMSSHMGHKPAINVPDFLPAMQKALYVRLSQKHQRDGDSVSSQGQRAMSKDEDDNVNWYSSSEEEEGSSVKSILKTLKKQSENFRNRQQHSTEQHMLGIPTDPRLAKEKGAGPQAADPRLRASPRSNPRKPSESASLDPRLVRDPRMHKVSEGGHGSSSLGGAKLDLHHAHAGVKVKQKGMDDDEEDSERELRERAFLIPLEPLPGVTLRDPRSQLRQFSHIKMDVTLMKPNFAKHIVWAPEDLLPIPLPKPDPVSSINLPLPPLIADQRLNKLRNLKNDPHPNAMPADPRLAAKAKNSLTGRSGYLDPTADSHASSSSKLGDPRLQKNVDPRLHRLSSADTHHGVAKDSHPPKFDPRLARSAAGSSQPSEAATAKPDPDALPPYAPKLSSSGVRLGTPGSILSGISLYDPRDHSSSLDVAPASSGENGENQKKSILKNSGKNEPSLSEDSSLQKAAPNVEKNTEGSAEATSDKANSTSKSQATKHSSAAPAVHNLPIQALSGLIRPQYSDPRQVRQPGQVTQTQDSDPNGESDDKSLKDVFKTFDPTASPFC